From one Anaerococcus prevotii DSM 20548 genomic stretch:
- a CDS encoding CpXC domain-containing protein: MKERLKEFHMTCPECGHGFDGEFNTAVFEDSIEREKILDGTFAQATCPECGHEFVLNYRFVYTDDSLKFMIINDPNFVDVKNRIALRSSFKLLDAVRRNEAEKFEVILTTDINDLREKIILMEAGLSLRAVELMKYILLESDDLSLSHDQVASFRYGLDESFDIITRGGDSMKLPFLREIYEKIYDQYSPYFEEKAEVIDRAWAFDFLKKIK; the protein is encoded by the coding sequence ATGAAGGAAAGATTAAAAGAATTTCACATGACCTGTCCAGAATGTGGTCATGGTTTTGATGGTGAATTTAATACAGCAGTTTTTGAAGATTCGATCGAGAGGGAGAAAATCCTAGATGGCACTTTCGCTCAAGCGACCTGCCCTGAGTGTGGGCATGAGTTTGTCCTAAACTACAGATTTGTCTACACAGATGACTCTCTTAAGTTTATGATTATCAATGATCCGAATTTCGTCGATGTCAAAAACAGGATTGCCCTTAGGTCTTCCTTCAAGCTCCTCGATGCTGTAAGGAGAAACGAGGCAGAAAAGTTTGAAGTAATCCTTACTACAGATATAAATGACTTAAGGGAAAAGATTATCCTAATGGAGGCGGGACTTTCCCTAAGGGCAGTTGAGCTTATGAAATATATCCTTCTAGAAAGTGATGACCTAAGCCTAAGTCACGACCAAGTAGCAAGCTTCCGCTACGGTCTAGATGAGTCCTTTGATATTATTACTAGAGGGGGAGATTCTATGAAGCTTCCTTTCCTAAGAGAAATCTATGAGAAAATCTACGACCAATACAGCCCATACTTTGAAGAAAAGGCTGAAGTGATAGATAGGGCTTGGGCCTTTGATTTTCTTAAGAAGATTAAGTAA
- a CDS encoding FUSC family protein, producing MQIKKPGARIIKTGLALFLSMILSSLRVSGLPFYSGIAAIICMQQDVASTFVKGINRAIGTIIGGLTGLVYLLYIGGAKLPQPINILFLSIVVTILIWVLASFERNLAITIAAIVFLSVTINHAHDVAGPVAFALNRIIDTIIGIFTALFVNWLDFKFRKGESHG from the coding sequence ATGCAAATAAAAAAACCGGGAGCAAGGATCATAAAAACTGGACTTGCCCTATTTCTATCAATGATTCTTTCAAGTCTAAGAGTAAGTGGCCTTCCTTTTTATAGCGGAATAGCTGCAATTATCTGTATGCAACAAGACGTAGCTTCGACTTTCGTAAAGGGAATCAACAGGGCGATTGGAACTATAATTGGAGGACTAACAGGACTAGTATATTTACTATACATAGGAGGTGCTAAACTCCCTCAGCCGATAAATATCCTTTTTCTTTCGATTGTCGTAACTATTCTTATCTGGGTACTTGCAAGCTTTGAGAGAAATCTTGCCATAACCATTGCGGCAATTGTATTCTTATCAGTTACTATCAACCACGCTCATGATGTGGCAGGACCTGTAGCCTTTGCCTTAAATAGGATAATTGACACCATAATAGGAATATTTACAGCCCTATTTGTAAATTGGCTAGATTTTAAATTTAGAAAAGGAGAAAGCCATGGCTAA
- a CDS encoding GNAT family N-acetyltransferase: MKIIFNKEEKEAQAIDEGKKVGFCQYEEDGSLWKITHTVVDKKYGGQGLAGKLLDQVVSASRKNNKKILPICSYAVKKFDEDEKYKDVDAR; this comes from the coding sequence ATGAAAATTATTTTTAATAAAGAAGAAAAAGAAGCCCAGGCTATAGACGAAGGAAAAAAGGTCGGATTTTGCCAATATGAAGAAGATGGCAGCCTATGGAAGATAACTCACACAGTTGTAGATAAAAAATACGGCGGTCAAGGCCTTGCCGGAAAGCTCTTAGACCAAGTGGTTTCTGCTAGTAGGAAAAATAATAAGAAGATTCTTCCTATCTGCTCCTATGCAGTAAAGAAATTCGACGAAGATGAAAAATATAAGGACGTCGATGCAAGATAG
- a CDS encoding aminoacyl-histidine dipeptidase — protein sequence MEIKNIEPKEVFANFYELSRIPRESGNEKAVSDFLVNFAKDRNLEVVQDEALNVIIRKEASKGYEDRPTVALQGHMDMVCVKEDDSDHDFANDPIELLVEDGWLTANGTTLGADDGIGVAFIMGILDDDKLEHGPIEAIITTGEETSMVGANALDLSQLKADYLINIDSEEEGVLTIGCAGGLDLEIEFKKEYEDISGDFIAIELSGFEGGHSGMEIDKFRCNAIKTLARLLHKIEGVQIADIKGGVKRNAIPTTAYGLVAVKDRDKAIGEIEKRIKDVLNEYKDSDPKGKITVEKAEYDGKVLSQKVSKDILDAIFALPDGLYKKYKDNIVTSSNLGLLENREETIMFHSMIRSEVDSAKLNRAEIAMAIVERFGGSYEITNQYSGWQREETPLIDLANETWKAIHGDDLIVGTTHGGLECGLFKKEIPQVEMISFGPEIQGAHSPAEKCNIESVANNYKFLVELLKKIK from the coding sequence ATGGAAATTAAAAATATAGAACCAAAAGAAGTATTTGCTAACTTTTATGAGCTAAGCAGAATACCAAGAGAATCAGGAAATGAAAAGGCAGTATCAGACTTTCTTGTTAATTTTGCCAAAGATAGAAATCTTGAAGTAGTTCAAGATGAAGCTCTTAATGTAATCATCAGAAAAGAAGCTTCTAAAGGCTACGAAGATAGACCAACCGTTGCCCTCCAAGGCCATATGGACATGGTTTGTGTCAAAGAAGACGACTCAGACCACGACTTTGCCAATGACCCAATCGAGCTTCTAGTAGAAGACGGCTGGCTTACAGCAAATGGGACAACTCTTGGGGCAGATGACGGAATCGGAGTTGCCTTTATTATGGGAATCCTTGATGATGACAAGCTAGAGCACGGACCAATCGAAGCCATCATCACAACAGGCGAAGAAACATCCATGGTTGGAGCTAACGCCCTAGACCTATCCCAACTTAAGGCAGACTATCTAATAAACATCGACTCTGAAGAAGAGGGAGTCCTTACTATAGGATGTGCGGGAGGACTTGACCTTGAGATAGAATTTAAGAAAGAATATGAAGATATAAGCGGCGACTTCATAGCAATTGAGCTTTCTGGCTTTGAAGGTGGCCACTCTGGTATGGAAATTGATAAGTTCAGATGTAACGCCATCAAAACCCTAGCCAGACTCCTTCACAAGATAGAAGGCGTACAAATCGCAGACATAAAGGGTGGAGTTAAGAGAAACGCCATCCCAACTACAGCCTACGGCCTAGTAGCAGTTAAGGATAGGGATAAGGCTATTGGAGAAATTGAAAAAAGAATTAAAGATGTCCTAAACGAATACAAGGACTCAGATCCAAAAGGAAAAATCACAGTAGAAAAGGCAGAATATGATGGCAAAGTCCTAAGCCAAAAAGTAAGTAAGGACATCCTAGATGCAATCTTTGCCCTACCAGATGGACTCTACAAAAAATATAAGGACAATATAGTAACATCATCAAACCTTGGTCTTTTAGAAAACAGAGAAGAGACCATAATGTTCCACTCAATGATCAGATCTGAAGTAGACTCTGCTAAGCTAAATAGAGCAGAAATCGCCATGGCAATAGTAGAAAGATTCGGCGGATCTTACGAGATAACAAACCAATACTCAGGCTGGCAAAGAGAAGAAACTCCACTAATAGATTTAGCCAACGAAACATGGAAAGCAATCCACGGAGATGACCTAATAGTAGGCACAACCCACGGTGGACTAGAATGCGGCCTATTCAAAAAAGAAATCCCACAAGTAGAAATGATCTCCTTCGGCCCAGAAATCCAAGGAGCCCACTCACCAGCAGAAAAATGTAATATAGAATCTGTGGCTAATAATTATAAGTTCTTGGTAGAGCTTTTGAAGAAAATAAAATAA
- a CDS encoding 2-hydroxyacyl-CoA dehydratase: MKLHMGLDVGSTTVKLVITDTNFNILHSVYVRHKSDVKETVRTVLLEAFDRFKDDEVTVNVTGSGGMFLEDYLGIDFVQEVIAETRAIREYIPETDVLIELGGEDSKITYLKGSVEQRMNSICAGGTGAFIDQMASLLDTDATGLNELSKSYKKVYPIASRCGVFAKTDIQALMNEGASREDIAISVFQSVVNQTISNLACGRPIEGNITFLGGPLHFLSSLRDRFVETLGEEENTFTIPDNAEIYVALGAALLSADSKEFIPYRTLIERLDGEVPENLEMTKRLEPLFESEEEYKEFKKRHATGQVAYKDIHDYEGPIYVGIDAGSTTSKMVWLSEDKKILLEDYRMNLGKPLEVVISMLKDGYIKKNPKAYIASSGICGYGEDFIKKALRVDNGEVETIAHYKAAQFFNPKVDFILDIGGQDMKAMHIKDGIIDSIQLNEACSSGCGSFLSTFAASVGMSVEDFQQRAILSKEPADLGSRCTVFMNSKVKQAQKEGSEVEDIAAGLCYSVIKNAIQKVIKVRDPRSLGENLVVQGGTFYGDAILRAFEKITGRDTTRPEIAGLMGAMGMALISMDKSTGHSSLADINELESFSYEQKNARCGKCSNNCSLIINIFPDGSRYITGNRCERGAGVKESHSFADYNMYKFKYDLLFNRKTLKDKNTFGKIGIPRVLNIYEDYPFWHTFFTSLGFDIVLSDRSSREIYEKGISSISSETACYPAKLVHGHIENLLEKDADTIFYPAIFYEYKQYKNAKNQMNCPVVSGYPDLIRNNVDDLKNIKYMAPYLSFESEKIIADRLIEEFKDYSYQGKTLGKKEIRNAVSLAWQEMQNYHDAIKNRGKEILDFVNEKNLNALVLAGRPYHIDPEVNHGIAELIESMKIPVLSEDAIAYNSPDLSYDLRVLDQWSYHARLYRAAQYVGQTDNLELIQLNSFGCGLDAVTSDQVADILKANGKIYTLIKIDEVSNLGAVKIRIRSLLEALNQKRIEGNELKGDLDKLDYESPEFTKKMVKEGYTILAPQMAREHFAIMEPVFHEYDLNIEFLDDINSDVIDTGLKYVNNDSCYPSITVVGQLLEAVKSGRYDTGKIALLMTQTGGACRASNYVGYIRKGLKDAGLDDIPVIALSAQGIETNAGFDLKKASSIPLLKKLMRSILLGDLINRVSNATRPYEVNKGETNSLKEAWIIKCKQIAPKMTGKDYKKMVREIVEDFDNIERNDLVLPKAGIVGEILVKFLPEANNHLQDILEKEGAEVILPDLTDFLMYCMKNTEIKADLYGKDKKSAWLGKMGISLVEKYRKVVREALRDSKHFEEPCYIDQIADYAKDVTSLGNQAGEGWLLAGEMVELIKQGAPNIVVIQPFGCLPNHITGKGVMKKIRSVYEEANIVAIDYDPGASEVNQVNRVKLMMSSAREKLKEKEEAKTSI; the protein is encoded by the coding sequence ATGAAATTACACATGGGACTTGATGTAGGTTCTACTACAGTCAAGCTTGTAATTACCGATACAAATTTCAATATATTACACTCTGTCTATGTTAGACACAAGTCAGATGTGAAGGAGACTGTAAGGACGGTTCTTCTGGAGGCTTTTGATCGCTTCAAGGATGATGAGGTAACTGTCAATGTTACAGGCTCTGGTGGTATGTTTTTGGAAGATTATTTGGGTATTGATTTCGTCCAAGAAGTTATAGCAGAAACAAGGGCTATCAGAGAATATATTCCAGAAACAGACGTCCTAATCGAGCTGGGAGGAGAGGATTCTAAGATTACATATCTTAAGGGATCTGTAGAGCAAAGGATGAATTCGATCTGTGCTGGAGGAACTGGAGCTTTTATAGATCAGATGGCCTCCCTTCTAGATACTGATGCGACAGGCCTTAACGAGCTTTCGAAATCCTACAAGAAGGTCTATCCGATTGCTTCTAGGTGCGGAGTTTTTGCCAAAACGGATATCCAAGCTTTAATGAATGAGGGGGCTAGCAGGGAAGATATAGCTATTTCAGTATTTCAATCAGTAGTTAACCAAACTATTTCAAACCTGGCTTGCGGTAGACCAATAGAGGGTAATATTACCTTCCTTGGAGGCCCTCTCCACTTTCTTTCATCTTTGAGGGATAGATTTGTAGAGACTTTAGGCGAAGAGGAAAACACCTTCACCATCCCAGACAATGCCGAAATCTACGTAGCTCTTGGAGCCGCACTCTTATCAGCAGATTCCAAGGAATTTATTCCTTATAGGACCTTAATTGAAAGGCTTGATGGTGAGGTTCCAGAAAATCTTGAAATGACAAAAAGACTCGAGCCTTTGTTTGAGTCGGAAGAAGAATACAAAGAATTTAAGAAAAGACACGCTACAGGTCAGGTTGCTTATAAGGATATTCACGACTACGAGGGTCCAATATATGTAGGAATTGATGCAGGTTCTACTACTAGCAAGATGGTTTGGCTAAGCGAGGATAAGAAAATCCTCCTAGAAGATTATAGGATGAATCTAGGTAAGCCACTTGAAGTTGTAATTTCTATGCTCAAGGATGGCTATATCAAGAAAAATCCTAAGGCCTACATAGCTTCAAGCGGAATCTGTGGTTATGGGGAAGATTTCATCAAGAAGGCCCTTCGTGTAGATAATGGAGAAGTTGAAACCATTGCCCACTACAAGGCTGCCCAATTCTTTAACCCTAAGGTTGACTTTATCCTAGATATTGGTGGCCAAGATATGAAGGCTATGCATATCAAAGACGGAATCATCGATAGTATCCAGCTTAACGAAGCCTGCTCATCAGGTTGTGGATCCTTCCTTTCAACCTTTGCCGCATCTGTCGGCATGAGTGTAGAGGATTTCCAACAGAGAGCTATCCTATCCAAGGAGCCTGCAGATCTTGGTTCAAGATGTACTGTCTTTATGAACTCCAAGGTCAAACAAGCTCAAAAGGAAGGATCAGAAGTTGAAGATATAGCGGCAGGACTTTGTTATTCTGTAATCAAAAACGCCATCCAAAAGGTAATCAAGGTGAGAGACCCTAGAAGCCTTGGCGAAAATCTCGTAGTCCAAGGAGGAACCTTCTACGGAGATGCAATCCTAAGAGCCTTTGAGAAAATTACAGGCAGAGATACCACAAGACCTGAGATTGCCGGTCTAATGGGTGCTATGGGTATGGCCCTAATCTCAATGGATAAGTCTACAGGTCATTCGAGTCTTGCTGATATAAACGAGCTTGAGTCCTTCTCCTATGAGCAAAAGAATGCAAGATGTGGGAAATGCTCTAACAATTGCTCCCTAATTATTAATATCTTCCCAGATGGGTCAAGATATATAACTGGAAACAGGTGCGAAAGGGGAGCAGGAGTTAAGGAAAGCCATAGCTTCGCCGATTACAATATGTACAAGTTTAAGTACGACTTGTTATTTAATAGAAAGACCTTGAAGGATAAAAACACCTTCGGAAAAATAGGAATTCCAAGAGTCCTAAACATCTACGAAGACTATCCTTTCTGGCATACTTTCTTCACTAGCCTAGGCTTTGATATAGTTTTATCTGATAGGTCTTCGAGGGAAATTTACGAGAAGGGCATATCTTCTATTTCCTCAGAGACAGCCTGCTATCCAGCCAAGCTAGTCCACGGACATATAGAAAATCTCCTTGAAAAGGATGCAGATACAATCTTCTATCCAGCGATTTTCTATGAGTACAAGCAATACAAAAACGCCAAAAATCAGATGAACTGTCCGGTAGTAAGCGGCTATCCAGACCTTATTAGAAATAATGTCGATGATTTAAAAAACATTAAATACATGGCCCCTTACCTATCATTTGAGTCTGAGAAAATTATAGCTGATAGACTTATTGAAGAATTTAAAGATTATAGCTACCAAGGCAAAACTTTGGGCAAGAAAGAGATTAGAAATGCGGTAAGCCTTGCTTGGCAAGAGATGCAAAACTACCACGACGCAATCAAGAATCGTGGCAAGGAAATCCTAGATTTTGTTAATGAGAAAAATCTAAATGCCCTAGTCCTTGCAGGAAGGCCATATCATATAGATCCAGAAGTAAACCACGGAATTGCTGAGCTAATAGAATCAATGAAGATTCCAGTGCTTTCAGAAGATGCCATAGCCTACAATTCACCGGACCTTTCCTATGATCTTAGAGTTCTTGATCAATGGTCCTACCACGCAAGACTCTACAGGGCTGCTCAGTATGTAGGCCAAACCGACAATCTCGAGCTAATCCAACTTAACTCCTTCGGTTGCGGTCTAGATGCAGTAACAAGCGATCAAGTAGCTGATATCCTAAAGGCCAACGGCAAGATTTATACCCTAATCAAGATAGATGAGGTAAGTAACCTCGGAGCAGTTAAGATAAGAATCAGATCTCTCCTAGAAGCCCTAAACCAGAAGAGAATCGAAGGTAACGAGCTTAAAGGAGACTTAGATAAGCTCGATTACGAAAGTCCAGAATTTACCAAGAAGATGGTAAAAGAAGGCTACACCATCCTTGCCCCACAAATGGCAAGAGAGCACTTCGCTATAATGGAACCAGTCTTCCACGAATATGACCTAAATATAGAATTCCTAGATGATATAAATAGCGATGTAATAGATACGGGACTTAAATACGTAAATAACGACTCCTGCTATCCATCAATCACAGTAGTAGGCCAGCTCTTAGAAGCTGTAAAATCAGGCCGTTACGATACAGGTAAGATCGCCCTTCTTATGACCCAAACAGGAGGAGCCTGCAGGGCAAGTAACTATGTAGGCTACATCAGAAAGGGTCTAAAGGATGCAGGCCTTGATGATATTCCTGTAATTGCCCTGTCTGCCCAAGGTATAGAAACTAACGCAGGCTTTGACCTAAAGAAAGCCTCATCTATACCACTTCTCAAAAAACTTATGAGGTCAATCCTACTAGGAGACTTAATCAACAGAGTATCCAATGCCACAAGACCTTACGAAGTAAATAAGGGCGAGACCAATAGCCTAAAGGAAGCTTGGATCATCAAATGTAAGCAAATTGCTCCAAAGATGACCGGCAAGGACTACAAGAAGATGGTAAGGGAAATAGTAGAGGACTTTGACAATATCGAAAGAAATGACCTAGTATTGCCAAAGGCAGGGATCGTAGGAGAAATTCTAGTCAAATTCCTCCCAGAAGCCAACAACCACCTTCAAGATATCCTAGAAAAAGAAGGGGCAGAAGTAATCCTTCCAGACCTAACCGACTTTTTAATGTATTGTATGAAAAATACCGAAATCAAGGCAGACCTTTACGGCAAGGATAAGAAAAGCGCTTGGCTAGGCAAAATGGGTATAAGCCTTGTAGAAAAATACAGAAAAGTCGTAAGAGAGGCCCTAAGAGATAGCAAACACTTCGAGGAGCCTTGCTATATAGACCAAATAGCTGACTACGCCAAGGACGTAACAAGCCTCGGCAACCAAGCAGGAGAAGGCTGGCTTCTAGCAGGTGAGATGGTAGAACTAATCAAACAAGGAGCGCCAAATATAGTAGTCATCCAACCATTCGGCTGCTTGCCAAACCACATTACAGGTAAGGGCGTTATGAAAAAAATCAGATCAGTCTACGAAGAAGCAAATATAGTAGCCATAGACTACGACCCAGGCGCAAGCGAAGTCAACCAGGTAAACAGAGTAAAACTAATGATGAGCTCCGCCAGGGAGAAACTAAAAGAAAAAGAAGAAGCAAAGACTAGTATCTAG
- a CDS encoding coproporphyrinogen III oxidase, translating into MKFYVANNKKRKQVYDILNIFYDHDDLVFDEDASLKVYDKEIIFRERKIEYEEADLKRTLYELLVKETGYQSPWGYLTGSKPSKLLEKMSLADLKEKYLISDKKLKILEDIRNLQESMSFDPQDFSLYINIPFCPTRCKYCSYPTIVGDRKEKGEYISSLIYEIENINLPEGLDAIYIGGGTPSFIDEDDLERLLYAINNKFSYKEFTFEAGREDTLNTRKLEILKAGGVGRISLNPQSFNKEVVERAGRTYDYDHLLEIYQGAKDLGFIVNMDFIIGLIGESSELFRRNFEVLEALRPDNITFHALAMKVGSKYFEGKVKAERGESLKISQMIEDFVEENSYKPYYLYRQKNIVSNLENIGYERGDSSQRYNIIINEEKESIIGLGMNANTKLMNGKKFRNSRNLRDYFDKVQEEIWAKNEMINEYNISKHRRNYGN; encoded by the coding sequence ATGAAATTCTATGTCGCAAATAATAAGAAAAGAAAACAAGTTTATGATATATTAAATATCTTCTATGACCATGATGACTTGGTTTTTGATGAAGATGCTAGTCTAAAAGTATATGATAAGGAAATTATATTTAGGGAAAGAAAGATAGAATACGAGGAAGCTGATCTTAAAAGAACTCTCTACGAGCTTTTGGTAAAAGAGACAGGCTATCAGTCTCCCTGGGGTTATCTTACAGGGTCTAAGCCATCCAAGCTCTTAGAGAAGATGAGTCTAGCAGATCTTAAGGAAAAGTATTTAATAAGTGATAAGAAGCTTAAGATCCTTGAAGATATCAGGAACTTACAAGAATCCATGTCATTTGATCCACAAGACTTCTCCCTTTACATCAACATTCCCTTCTGTCCTACTAGGTGCAAGTATTGCTCCTATCCTACCATTGTTGGAGATAGGAAGGAGAAGGGAGAATATATCTCATCTCTAATCTACGAGATAGAAAATATCAATCTTCCAGAAGGATTAGACGCCATCTATATCGGCGGGGGCACTCCTTCCTTTATAGACGAAGATGACCTAGAAAGGCTTCTTTATGCAATAAATAATAAATTTTCCTACAAGGAATTTACCTTCGAGGCAGGAAGAGAAGATACATTAAATACAAGAAAGCTAGAAATCCTTAAGGCAGGAGGAGTAGGCCGTATCTCCCTTAATCCCCAGTCCTTTAACAAAGAAGTTGTCGAAAGGGCAGGGAGGACCTACGACTATGACCACCTCCTAGAAATCTACCAAGGAGCCAAAGACCTTGGTTTTATAGTAAATATGGACTTTATCATAGGCCTTATCGGAGAAAGTAGCGAGCTTTTTAGGAGAAACTTCGAAGTCCTTGAAGCATTAAGGCCTGATAATATCACCTTCCACGCCCTAGCTATGAAGGTGGGAAGTAAGTATTTTGAAGGAAAAGTCAAGGCCGAAAGGGGAGAGAGCCTTAAGATAAGTCAAATGATAGAAGACTTCGTAGAAGAAAATTCCTACAAGCCATACTATCTCTATAGGCAAAAGAACATAGTATCCAATCTCGAAAACATAGGCTATGAGAGAGGCGATTCTTCCCAAAGATATAATATTATAATCAATGAAGAGAAAGAATCTATAATTGGCTTGGGTATGAATGCCAACACCAAGCTTATGAATGGGAAGAAATTTAGAAATTCTAGAAACCTTAGAGACTATTTCGACAAGGTTCAAGAAGAAATTTGGGCTAAAAATGAAATGATTAATGAGTATAATATAAGCAAACATAGGAGGAATTATGGAAATTAA
- a CDS encoding branched-chain amino acid transporter permease — MNRMIMIIGASAITTFMIRSVPFVFFSKRKLPDLVKYYGRYLPFALMPLLVVFALRNIDIIHYPYGLAEIIASAVVIFLHFRFKKLFLSISVGTMVYMLLIQIVFV, encoded by the coding sequence ATGAATAGAATGATTATGATAATAGGAGCATCTGCCATTACAACCTTTATGATAAGGTCAGTTCCCTTTGTATTTTTTAGCAAAAGAAAGCTACCTGATCTAGTAAAGTACTACGGTAGGTACCTACCCTTTGCCCTAATGCCTTTGCTAGTTGTCTTTGCCTTAAGAAACATCGACATCATCCATTACCCATATGGACTTGCTGAAATTATTGCATCAGCTGTCGTGATTTTCTTGCACTTTAGGTTCAAGAAGCTCTTCCTCTCAATTTCTGTAGGAACTATGGTCTATATGCTATTAATTCAAATAGTATTCGTCTAG
- a CDS encoding ECF transporter S component, with protein MKKNLTTKKLVYVALFTALVYIFSRFFQIPVVTPFGQTRFHLGNVFCLLAGILMGPGFGGLAAGLGSALFDLFDPVYFTSAPITFVTKFALAFVAGAIYRKRRELVDKKRLAFAAIFGQLTYVFLYLLKTYITNKFVMGFTNEAVMAELIPKAGVSLFNALISVIIAFILAMPLLKSVKFE; from the coding sequence ATGAAAAAAAACTTAACAACCAAAAAGTTGGTTTATGTTGCGCTTTTTACAGCCTTAGTCTACATATTTTCTAGATTTTTCCAAATCCCAGTCGTGACACCTTTTGGTCAAACTAGATTTCATTTAGGCAATGTATTTTGTCTTCTTGCAGGTATCCTTATGGGGCCAGGATTCGGTGGGCTTGCGGCAGGACTTGGCTCTGCCTTGTTTGACTTATTTGACCCAGTATATTTTACTTCAGCACCTATAACTTTCGTCACAAAGTTTGCCCTAGCCTTCGTTGCAGGAGCAATTTATAGGAAGAGAAGAGAGCTTGTCGATAAGAAAAGACTAGCATTTGCAGCAATCTTTGGTCAGCTTACCTATGTTTTCTTATATCTACTAAAGACTTATATTACAAATAAATTTGTGATGGGCTTTACTAATGAAGCTGTTATGGCAGAGCTTATACCAAAGGCGGGAGTTTCTCTATTTAACGCTCTAATTTCTGTAATTATAGCCTTTATCCTTGCCATGCCTTTGCTCAAATCAGTAAAGTTTGAATAA
- a CDS encoding FUSC family protein, whose amino-acid sequence MAKISTIKRPGLRIIKTVLAVFLSMVISELRPGEGLPINSSIAAIISMQTNLVNTKDIGINRVIGTILGGIIGLIYLIVIPDFKDPYILDFFLMSLIVGLIIWIMAHLKRYNALTIMAIVFLSITLDNVNQTTDLPVLFAFNRTLDTLIGVVISIIINGAEISYRKRKFLKKNGIDKWER is encoded by the coding sequence ATGGCTAAAATATCAACCATAAAAAGACCGGGCCTTAGGATAATAAAAACAGTCCTCGCCGTATTTCTTTCCATGGTAATATCAGAACTAAGACCAGGAGAAGGCCTTCCAATAAATTCTTCCATAGCGGCGATAATCTCTATGCAGACCAACCTAGTAAATACGAAAGATATAGGTATAAACAGGGTAATAGGAACAATCCTTGGAGGTATCATAGGACTAATCTATCTAATAGTGATCCCAGATTTCAAGGATCCCTACATCCTAGACTTCTTCCTAATGAGCCTAATAGTAGGCCTAATAATATGGATCATGGCCCACCTAAAACGCTACAACGCCCTAACCATAATGGCCATAGTATTCCTATCAATCACCCTAGATAACGTAAACCAAACAACAGACCTCCCAGTACTTTTCGCCTTCAACAGAACCCTAGATACACTGATAGGAGTGGTAATATCGATAATAATAAACGGAGCGGAAATTTCTTATAGGAAAAGAAAGTTTCTTAAGAAAAATGGGATAGACAAGTGGGAGAGGTAG
- a CDS encoding nucleoside hydrolase — MEKEKAFLYIDTNFSNDEALMLDMAFRSFNFELVGLSSIRSQITADAGADNILGLNESHELFLPIAKGYEENLKEDKMATKAGDIFYYNNHKDYLEEMDVEDQIYDIAQDCGKIDIIATGPLTNIARALDKYEDLEDYISHIFISGGNLYGPDFNFKEDPQAINKILNSSIDIFILAKNLADGIEVTDSFLEALDRDNKNKEIIERLKDDKDKRFLYGPLLLYLVEKPEAFIFEETGVKVDDEENVGEMIRVNSRRKVYLANRVNEESFLEYIEGKLCK, encoded by the coding sequence ATGGAAAAAGAAAAAGCGTTTTTATATATAGATACAAATTTCTCAAATGATGAAGCCCTCATGCTCGATATGGCCTTTAGGTCCTTTAACTTCGAGCTAGTAGGCCTTTCATCAATCAGAAGCCAAATTACAGCAGATGCCGGAGCAGATAATATCCTAGGCCTTAATGAAAGTCACGAACTCTTCCTTCCTATAGCAAAGGGCTATGAGGAAAATCTCAAGGAAGATAAAATGGCAACTAAAGCAGGAGACATCTTCTATTATAACAATCACAAGGATTATCTGGAAGAAATGGATGTAGAAGATCAGATCTATGACATAGCTCAAGATTGTGGGAAGATTGATATCATCGCCACAGGTCCCCTAACTAATATAGCAAGGGCCCTAGACAAATACGAGGACCTAGAAGATTATATTTCCCATATCTTTATAAGCGGGGGAAATCTCTATGGGCCTGACTTTAATTTTAAGGAAGATCCTCAGGCCATAAACAAAATCCTAAACTCATCTATCGATATTTTCATCCTAGCCAAAAACCTAGCAGATGGGATAGAAGTGACAGATTCCTTCCTAGAAGCTCTTGATAGAGATAATAAAAACAAAGAGATTATAGAAAGACTTAAGGATGATAAGGATAAGAGATTCCTATACGGACCCCTCCTACTTTACCTAGTAGAAAAGCCAGAAGCCTTTATTTTTGAAGAAACAGGCGTTAAGGTAGACGATGAAGAAAATGTTGGGGAGATGATCAGGGTTAATTCTAGAAGAAAGGTCTATCTAGCCAACAGAGTAAATGAAGAAAGCTTCTTAGAATATATCGAAGGCAAATTATGCAAATAA